The Coleofasciculus sp. FACHB-T130 genome has a segment encoding these proteins:
- a CDS encoding TIGR04222 domain-containing membrane protein has protein sequence MDMLLHNPIGDMYGPHFLLFYACVIVTTLLVCWRSVQDPSTNQSLPLIPAEPDPYEIAFLRGGEFELTKLVVFELIQRGYLQVNGQYLKQASEHPDLGQLKPIEREVFDWFSSSRKASEMKYSWSLPASLTQKYTVYEQHLQNEQLLYADEWKAWNINIGLIGATLIFSLGSYKLLVALAKGRHNVGFLIIMGVFSIIMLLWLISQPPRLSDRGQRYLRRLQGTFAQLKQKATASLPYELNYNLLVAVFGVEALARTPYFYYQEAFLPELSNSSSGRGSNNRHNRQKISSSSSSSSSCNSSSGSSCSSSCSSSGGSSCSSSCSSSGGSSCGSSCGGGCGGCGGG, from the coding sequence ATGGATATGTTGCTGCACAACCCAATTGGGGATATGTATGGGCCGCATTTTCTATTGTTTTACGCCTGTGTTATCGTGACAACGTTGCTAGTATGTTGGCGGAGCGTGCAAGATCCAAGTACAAACCAATCTCTGCCGTTAATTCCTGCCGAACCCGACCCTTACGAAATTGCTTTTTTGCGCGGCGGAGAATTTGAACTAACGAAGCTAGTAGTCTTCGAGTTAATCCAGCGCGGTTACTTACAAGTTAACGGACAGTACCTTAAGCAAGCGTCAGAACATCCGGACTTGGGTCAATTGAAGCCGATAGAACGCGAAGTGTTTGATTGGTTCTCTTCTTCGCGAAAAGCAAGCGAAATGAAATACTCTTGGTCATTACCCGCTAGCTTGACACAGAAATATACAGTTTACGAACAGCATCTGCAAAATGAACAACTGCTGTATGCAGACGAGTGGAAAGCCTGGAATATAAATATTGGCTTAATCGGAGCTACGCTCATCTTTAGCTTAGGTAGCTATAAGCTTCTGGTAGCCTTAGCAAAAGGACGCCATAACGTGGGTTTTCTCATTATCATGGGCGTTTTCTCAATCATCATGCTGCTTTGGTTGATTAGCCAGCCGCCACGCTTGAGCGATCGCGGGCAAAGATATCTGAGACGACTTCAAGGAACCTTCGCTCAGCTAAAGCAGAAGGCAACAGCGAGTCTTCCTTATGAACTCAACTACAACTTGCTGGTAGCAGTTTTTGGCGTGGAGGCGCTTGCTAGAACTCCCTACTTCTACTATCAAGAAGCATTTCTTCCAGAATTGTCTAATTCTTCATCGGGTCGAGGCTCTAATAATAGGCATAATAGGCAAAAAATTTCATCCAGTAGCTCCAGTAGTAGTTCGTGTAATAGTTCCAGTGGTAGTTCGTGTAGTAGTTCGTGTAGTAGTTCTGGTGGTAGTTCGTGTAGTAGTTCGTGTAGTAGTTCTGGTGGTAGTTCCTGCGGCAGTAGTTGCGGTGGCGG